The genomic region GCCAAAGCCGAGTCGACAACCTTCCCGGCCGAGGCGGAGGCGCTTACCGGCAAGGCGCAGGAGTTGATCGCCCGGCACAGCATCGACGAGGCGCTGCTGGCCGCCGGGGCGGATCGCGGCGACGTGCCCGGCGGGGTACGCCTGAGCACCGACGCCCCGTACGCGGGTGCGAAGGCGCTGCTGGTGCAGGAGGTCGCCGCGGCGAACCGGTGCGAGGCGGTCTGGTCCGACGATCTCGGGTTCACCACGGTGCTGGGTTGGCCCGCCGATCTGCTGGCGGTGGAGGTGCTCTACACCTCGCTGCTGGTCCAGGCGACCAGTGCGATGCTGCGGGGGCGTGCCGAGCGCCGGGCGGGGTCGGGTCGGCGGACGAAGGTGTGGGACGAGTCGTTCCTCAACGCGTTCGCGCTGCGGATCGGCGAGCGGCTGCGGGCGGCCACCGACGCGGCAACCGACGCGGCGGACCAGGCGGCTGCGCAGACGGCCGGGGCGGAACGGCTGTTGCCGGTGCTCGCCGCGCGGGGTGAGGCGGTCCGCGAGCGGCTGGACACCCTGTTCCCGGGCGTCACCAGGCACCGGCTCAGCGCCCGGGACGCCGAGGGTTGGTCGTCGGGCACCTCGGCCGCCGACCGGGCGTCGCTTGATGTCGGCGGCGGCAGGAAGCCCCGACAGGTGCCGGGCCGGCCCGATCCGCGCTGACCGCCCCGGCGTGGGACCGCCACCGCCGGGATTTTCTGCGATTTTCTTCGGTACGCGGTAGGGAACGGGGCGACGACTCCGACCCTCCGGTGAGCCGCACCCCGTCCGGGGCGCGACCGAGGCTTGAGGAGCATCGCCGTGAAGTACATGCTGCTGATCTGGAACCGGCCCGGCTTCACCGAGGAGCTTTCCGAGGAGGACCGCACCGCCCTGTTCGGCGAGGTCGACGAGATCATGAAGGAGCTGGCCGAGAGCGGCGAGTGGGTCGCCGGCCAGGCGCTGGCCGACCCGTCGCAGACGTTGACCGTCCGGGCCGTGGGCGGCAAACCCGAGATCGTCGACGGGCCGTTCATGGAGAGCAAGGAACAGTTCGCCGGTTACCTGACCGTCGACTGCGACAGCCCGCAGCGGGCCGCCGAGATCGCCGCCCGCTGGCCGGACGTCCGCTTCGGCGGCGTCATGGAGGTCCGCCCGATCATGGACGAGGCCGGGACGGAGATGTGACCGGGGACCGGACGGTCGAGGATCTGCTGCGCGCGCTCACGCCGCAGGTCCTCGGCCTGCTGGTCCGCCGGCACGGCCAGTTCGACAGGTGCGAGGACGCGGTCCAGGAGGCACTGCTCGCCGCTGCGACACAGTGGCCCGAGCAGGGCGTACCGGACAACCCCCGCGGGTGGTTGCTCACCGTCGCCACCCGCCGGCTCACCGACGAGTGGCGCAGCGACAGCGCCCGTCGGACCCGCGAGGTGGCGGTGGCGCTGCGTGAGCCGGCGTACGCCGCAATGGCGCGGGCGGCCGACTCGGAGCCGGCGGTGGCGGACTCCGACGACACCCTCACTCTGCTGTTCCTCTGCTGCCATCCGGCGCTTGCCGGTTCGGCGCAGGTGGCGCTCACCCTCCGGGCTGTCGGCGGTCTGAGTACGGCCCAGATCGCTCGGGCGCACCTGGTGCCGGAGGCGACGATGAGCCAGCGGATCCGCCGGGCCAAGCAGCGGATCGAGGCCGCCGGTGCCCGGTTCACGATGCCCGCGCCGGGTGAGCGGGACGAGCGGCTGCGCACTGTGCTCCGGGTGCTCTATCTGATCTTCAACGAGGGATACACCGCGTCCAGTGGCCCGGACCTGCACCGGGCCGAGCTGACCGGCGAGGCGATCCGGCTGGCCCGCATCCTGCACGGGTTGCTGCCCGACGACGGCGAGGTGGCCGGATTGCTGGCGTTGATGCTGCTCACCGACGCGCACCGGGCGGCCCGGCTCGGCCCGGACGGGGAATTGGTGCCGCTGGCCGAGCAGGACCGCACCCGATGGGACGCGACAGCCATCGCGGAGGGGGTCACCCTGATCACCGAGGCGTTGACCTGGTCGCCGCCCGGCCCGTACCAGCTCCAGGCGGCCATCGCGGCCGTGCACGCCGAGGCGCCGACGGCGGCGGAGACGGACTGGCGGCAGATCGTCGCGTTGTACCGGCTGCTGGCCCGGATCGCGCCGAACCCGATGGTCACCCTCAACCAGTCGGTGGCGGTGGCCATGGCCGACGGACCACGGGCCGGGCTCGCCCTGCTCACGCAGTTGGACGCCGACGAGCGCACCGCCGGGCACCACCGGCTCGCCGCAGTCCGGGGGCACCTGCTGGAGATGGCCGGTGAGCCCGGCGCGGCGCGGGACGCGTACCTGGCGGCGGCACGCGGCACCACGAGCCTGCCCGAGCAGCGCTATCTGGAGTTGAAGGCCGCGAGAATGACCCCGCCGCGATGAGTCCGCCGAGGGGCTGCCCGTCCCATCGTGCTTGCCACGCCGCCGTGGCCGCCCCCTTGGTACCTGTTGTAGGGCCCTGTCGAGCTGCCCCAAATCTGGGGCATGTCGCCGCTGGAGTGGAGGAGGCCGCCCGGCCCATTGGTGGGGCAGCTCCGTGGAGGGAGTCGCCGGCCCATTGGTGGGGCAGCTCGGTGGAGGGAGTCGCCCGCCCGATTGGTGGGGCAGCTCGGTGGAGGGAGTCGCCCGCCCGATTGGTGGGGCAGCTCGGTGGAGGGAGTCGCCCGCCCGATTGGTGGGGCAGCTCGGTGGAGGGAGTCGCCCGCCCGATTGGTGGGGCAGCTCGACAGGGCTCGCAAACATCTGGGGGCGCGGCGTTGCTCTGGTGGAGGGTCTCCCGCCCCATTGGTGGGCAGCTCGACAGGGCCCGCATGGGTATGGGCGGCCAACTTGCGGTGGGTCGGCGCGAGGAGCAGTCGACATCGGCGCTCAGGCGGATCCACGGCGGCGGGTTGCGGGCGACCGTGTCCCGGATACGCGATCAGGGCGCTATGCGGGCGCCCGCCGACGCGACAGAAGCCAACACGTCGCTCTAGGTGTGCTGTCCAGGGACGTTAATCAACCTGGTGATGGGTGGTAGGCCGCCGGTGGCGATGTGGGGTCGGTGGTGATTGTAGTGATGCAGAAAGGCCGGTAAGGCCTACCTGCGGGCTTGTTCGGAGTTGTAGAAGCGGCCGAACCGAAAGGACATGAGCATGGTGATCAGTCAGCTGTCGATCTCGCTCGACGGGTACGTGGCCGGGCCGGAGCAGAGTCTGCAGGACCCGCTGGGTCGGGGAGGTCTCCAACTGCACGAGTGGGTCTTCGGCCTGGACACCTGGCGGGCCCAGCACGGGCTGACCGGCGGCGAACGGAACATCGACGCCGAGGTCGTCGACGAGATGACCCGCGACATCGGCGCGTACATCATGGGTCGGCGGATGTTCGGCGGCGGTGGGGGTGACTGGGACGAGTCGTGGCAGGGCTGGTGGGGCGACGAACCCCCGTTCCGTACCCCGGTGTTCGTGCTCAGCCACCACCCCCGGACGCCGCTGGTGATGAACGGCGGCACGGAGTTCCGATTCGTCACCGACGGAATCGAGTCGGCGCTGCGGCAGGCGCGGGAGGCGGCGGGCGACCGGCGGGTGGCGATCGCGGGTGGGGCGAGCACCGTACGGCAGTACCTGGCCGCCGGGCTGATCGACACCCTGCAACTGCACCTGGTGCCGATCATCCTCGGAGGCGGCGAGAAGCTTCTCGACGGTCTCGATTCTCTGCGCCTGGAGCAGATGGCGGTGGTGGCCGGGCCGACCGTCACGCACGTGACCTACCGGGTCCTGCGCTAACCGGGTTTCGGTCTGGCGCGGACGTGCGCGCGTTCGCCCTGCTTGCCGATCAGGCTGAGGAACTCCACGGGACCGGCGCTTGTGGCACCGAACCAGTGCGGGGTACGGGTGTCAAACTCGGCGGCCTCCCCGGGCTTGAGGATGAGGTTGTGTTCGCCGAGCACCAGGCGCAGCGTGCCGTTGAGGACGAAGACCCAGTCGTAGCCCTCGTGGGTGCGCAGGTCGGGTTCCCGGTCGTCGGCACCGGCGGGGAGAACGAACTTGTACGCCTGGATGCCGCCGGGCCTGCGGGTCAGGGGCAGGACCGTCGATCCGTCGCCGTTGGCGATGGGCCGCAGGTTGATGCGGGGGTCGCCGGTCGGTGGCGCGTTGACGAGTTCGTCGAGGGTCACGCCGTGGACCCGAGCGAGCGGAAGGAGTTGTTCGAGCGTCGGGCGTCGTAGGCCGGCTTCGAGCCTGGAGAGCGTGCTCGCGGAGATGCCGGTCTCCTCGGCGAGGTCGGTGAGCGTGAGGTCGCGGCGGAGCCGAAGGTGCTTGAGTCTCGGACCGACCGCGTCGAGCGTGTCGGCCGGATGCTCGTCCATGCCGCCGATTTTGCCATTCGGCAAGAACCTTTGCGGGCCACTCCGACTCCGGTCACAGTTCGCTTGTGACGCGCGAAGGAGCAGCCAGATGAGCGAGCAGCACGATTTCGACAGGGCCTACTGGGAGCGACGCTGGCAGGAGGGCCATCATGGCGGTGCCGTTGGCACGAGCGACCCGCACCCGTACCTGGCCGAGGAGACCTCCGGGCTGACGCCGGGCACGGCACTGGACGCCGGGTGCGGCACCGGCACGGAGGCGATCTGGCTCGCCTCGCACGGCTGGCAGGTCACCGCCGTCGACATCGCATCGGCTGCCCTCGCCGTCGCCGCCGAACGCGCGACGGCAAGCGGGGTGTCCGAGCGGGTGCGATGGGTGGAGGCGGACCTGACGGCGTGGGCTCCGGAGGCGCGCTTCGACCTGGTGGCGACGCACTACGCGCACTCGGCGATGCCGCAGTTGGCCTTCTACGACCGCATCTCCACCTGGGTGGCGCCCGGCGGCACCCTCCTGATCGTCGGGCACCTGCACGCACCCGGCGCCACCGGGCACGGGCACCACCCACCCGCGGAGGCATCGGTCACCCTTGCCGACATCATCGCCGGCCTGGACAGCACCACCTGGGAGATCCTCACCGCCGAGGAGCACCACCGCACGGTCACCGGCCCGGGGGGCCAGGAGAAGACGCTTCACGACGTCGTCGTACGCGCCACCCGGCGGTCGTGAGCACGCCTGCGGGAGAGGGCCGGACACACAGCACGCCGGGCCGGTGAATGATCACCGGCCCGGCGTGCGGGTTACGTCGTACGTCAGCTCTTGAAAGCGTCCTTGATCTTCTCGCCGGCCTGCTTGAGCTTGGCCGTGGACTGGTCGGCGCGACCCTCGGCCTCCAAGCGCTCGTTGTCGGTGGCCCGACCGGCGCCTTCCTTCAGCTTGCCGGCCGCGTTCTCGCTAGTGTTGTTGATCTTGTCGTCGATACCCATGTCAACCTCCATTGCGAGTGTCGCTTCGCCACCAGAAGTACCCCGGGCATCTCCGGTCCAACCATTACCGCCGTCACAGATCACCGGCGGCCGAGCGGAACCGGCGCAGGCGCAGGCTGTTGGCCACCACGAACACCGAGGACAGCGCCATCGTGGCACCGGCGATCATCGGGTTGAGCAGGCCGGCGGCGGCCAGCGGCAGAGCCGCCACGTTGTAGCCGAACGCCCAGAACAGGTTGCCCCGGATGATGCCGAGCGTGCGCCGGGCCAGCCGGATGGCGTCCACCGCCGCGTCCAGGTCACCCCGGACCAGTGTGAGGTCGGACGCCTCGATCGCCACGTCGGTGCCGGTGCCCATTGCCAGACCGAGGTCGGCCTGGGCCAGCGCCGGGGCGTCGTTGACCCCGTCACCGACCATCGCCACCGAGCGCCCCTCGGCCTGGAGCCGCTTGATCACGTCGACCTTGCCGGCCGGCAGCACCTCGGCGATCGCCTCGTCGATGCCCACCTCGGCGGCGACAGCGCGGGCCACAGTGGTGTTGTCCCCGGTCAGCAGGACGGGGGTGAGCCCCAGGTCACGCAGCCGGGCCACGGCCGCCCGGCTGGTCGGCCGGACCATGTCGGCGACCGCGAGCACGCCCCGGGCCCGCCCGTCCCAGCCGGCGACGATCGCCGTACGACCGGCGGCCTCCGCCTCGGTGACTGCCCATTCGATCTCCGGCGGTACGTCGAGCCCGCGCTCGCGCAGCAGCCGAGGCCGCCCGATAAGCAGGACCCGACCGTCGACCGTCCCGGTGACGCCAAGTCCTTCGAGGTTGGCGAAGTCGGTCACCGGGGGCAGCACGCCGGCCTCGGCGGCACCGGCGGCGACCGCACGGGCGATCGGGTGCTCCGAGGCGGCCTCCACCGCCCCGGCGAGCCGGAGCAACTCGGCGCGGTCGTCGCCGCTGGCCGGCACCACGTCCACGAGCGTCATCCGGCCGGTCGTCACGGTGCCGGTCTTGTCCAGCACCACGGTGTCGACCCGGCGGGTCGACTCCAGCACCTCCGGTCCCTTGATCAGCACGCCGAGTTGGGCGCCCCGGCCGGTGCCGACGAGCAGGGCGGTCGGGGTGGCCAGGCCCAGCGCGCAGGGGCAGGCGATGATCAGCACGGCGACGGCTGCGGTGAACGCGGCGGTCGGGCCGGCGCCGGTGCCGAGCCACCAGCCGAGCGTGCCGACCGCGAGGGTGATGACGATCGGCACGAAGACACCGGAGATCCGGTCGGCGAGCCGCTGCACGGCCGCCTTGCCGCTCTGCGCCTGCTCGACCAGGTCGGCCATCCGGGCGAGCTGGGTGTCCCCGCCGACCCGGATGGCGGTGACGACAAGGCGTCCGCCCGCGTTGATCGTGGCACCGACCACGCCGTCACCCGGGCCGACCTCGACCGGCACCGACTCACCGGTGAGCATGCTGGCGTCGACGGCGGAGGTGCCCTCGTCGACAACCCCGTCGGTGGCGATCTTCTCACCCGGGCGGACCACGAACCGGTCACCGACGGCGAGCTGCTCCACAGGGATCCGGGTCTCCACCCCGTCCCGCAGCACCGCCACGTCCCGGGCGCCGAGTTCGAGAAGCGCGCGCAGGGCTGCCCCGGCGGTCCGCTTGGACCGTGCCTCGAAGTAGCGGCCGGCCAGGATGAACACTGTCACCCCTGCGGCCGCCTCCAGGTAGATGTTGCCGGCGCCGTCGCTGCGGGTGATGTCGAAGCGGAACGGATGCGTCATCCCCGGCATCCCGGCGTCGCCGAGGAAGAGCGCCCACAGCGACCAGCCGAACGCGGCAAGGGTGCCGAGCGACACCAGAGTGTCCATCGTCGCCGCGCCGTGCCGCAGGTTGGTCCAGGCTGCCCGGTGGAACGGCAACCCACCCCACACCACCACCGGGGCGGCCAGAACCAGCGACAGCCACTGCCAGTAGTCGAACTGCCAGGGCGGCACCATTGCCAGCACGATCACCGGCACGGTGAGCACCGCGGAGACCCACAGCCGGGTACGCGGCCCCTTCAGCGGGTCGACCGGCTCCTCGGTGGCGGCGGGCGGCGACGGCACAGCGGCCGTGTAGCCGGTCTTCTGCACGGTCTCGATCAGGTCGTCAGGTGTGACAGCGTCGGCGTACCGGACGGTGGCCTTCTCGGTGGCGTAGTTGACTGTGGCGCTGACCCCGTCCATCCGGTTCAGCTTCTTCTCGATCCGGGCGGCACAGGCGGCGCAGGTCATCCCGCCGATGGCCAGCTCGATCCGGTTCGGCGCCTCGGGCAGCGGTCTACTGGTGGTGGTCATCGTCCGTCCCGTCAGTTGTGCCCGTGACCGGGGGTGCCGTGGTCGGCCGGCGCGGATCCGCTCGGGGTGGGCTCGGCGCCGGTCGTCGGGGCGTCCGCCGTCGGGGTGCCGGCGACGACTGTGAACTCGGCGGTGTGCACCCGACCGCCGTGCCGGAAGTCCAGGTAGAGCCGGTAGCTGCCGACCGACGGCACCTCGGCGAGGAATGTGACATCCGGGCCGGGGCGGGTCCGCCCGTCGCCGGGCGCTCCCTCCGGGTGGACGTGCAGGTACGCCAGGTCGCCCCGGCGCAGCGCCACCAGATGCCCGTACGCGCCCAGGTAGGGCTCCAGGTCGGTGACCGGCTGGCCGTCCCGGCTGACGGTGAGTGTGAGTGGTGAGGTGCGGCCGGGCTGCGGCTCACCGGCCAGCGTGACCGTGTAGCCGTCGACGGTGGTGCTGGTGGCCGGGGCGGGCAGGGGGCGCTCGGTCAGCGCGCCGGGGACTGTCACGTCCACTCCGAGGGTCAGCGGTTCACCGCCGGTCGGGGTGAAGTCGGCGAACGCCCGCCACTGCCCGGGGCCTGCCAGCGGGGTGTCGACCCGCCAGGTGCCGTCCGGTGCGAGGTCGGGGTGGACGTGGCGGAAGCCGGACAGGTCCCGCCGGGCCACGATCAGGTGCATGCGCTTGTCGTGCGCCACGTCGTACCGGGTGACCGGCTGGCCGTCCGGCCCGGTGACCCGGAAGGCGAATTCGCCGGCCGGGGCGGCGACCGGTTCGAGGGTGTAGCCACGGTCGGAGACGAGCAGGCCGCCGGGCAGCCCGGCCGCCTCGTCGTGCCCACCCTGCTCGGTGGGGTCCGAGGCGTGTGCGGCACCGCCGTCGTGGCGGCTCTCGGCGACCGGGGCGGCCGGGTCAGCGACCCGGCCGATCCCGTACGCCGCGCCGAAGACCGCCGCGAGACCGAGGGCGAAGCCGCCCAGTCTGGTGACCGTGTTCATCGCACGCCTTTCGATCACGCCTCGACGAGGTCGTAACCGGCCTCGTCGACGGCGGCCCGGATGTCCTCGACAGCCACCGGCTGCTCACTGCTGACGGTGACCTGGCCGCTGGCGAGGTCGACCTGGACGTCGTGCACGCCCGCGATGGCACCCACCTCGGAGCTGACCGCGCTGACGCAGTGCCCGCAGGTCATGCCCTTCACCTGGTACGTCGTGCTGACCATCGAACGAACTCCCTCCGTCACCTCCGACCATATACCCCCCGGGGGTAAGTCGAAGGCGGACCCGTGCGTTTGTGATGTACCGGTACCCGGTGGGGGTATCAGCGAGAGCGACAGTACCATACCCCCCAGGGGTAAGCTATCCTGGTCGCCATGACCACACCGACCCCGATCCGCGGGTACACCGCCAGCAAGGACCAGCTGCTCACCCGGCTCCGCCGTGTCGAGGGGCAGGTCCGGGGCATCGAGAAGATGGTCGACGAGGACCGGTACTGCATCGACGTGCTCACGCAGATCTCCGCGATCCAGGCCGCACTCGACAAGGTGGCGTTGGGCCTGCTCGACGGGCACGCCCGGCACTGCATGCACGAGGGTGCCGCCGAGGGCCGGGCCGACGAGATGGCCACCGAGATGATGGCGGCGGTCGGACGACTCATGAAGCGCGGCTGACGGTCCTCAGCCCGCTACCGGCCCTCAGCCCGCTGCCGGCCCTCAGCC from Micromonospora profundi harbors:
- a CDS encoding RNA polymerase sigma factor, encoding MTGDRTVEDLLRALTPQVLGLLVRRHGQFDRCEDAVQEALLAAATQWPEQGVPDNPRGWLLTVATRRLTDEWRSDSARRTREVAVALREPAYAAMARAADSEPAVADSDDTLTLLFLCCHPALAGSAQVALTLRAVGGLSTAQIARAHLVPEATMSQRIRRAKQRIEAAGARFTMPAPGERDERLRTVLRVLYLIFNEGYTASSGPDLHRAELTGEAIRLARILHGLLPDDGEVAGLLALMLLTDAHRAARLGPDGELVPLAEQDRTRWDATAIAEGVTLITEALTWSPPGPYQLQAAIAAVHAEAPTAAETDWRQIVALYRLLARIAPNPMVTLNQSVAVAMADGPRAGLALLTQLDADERTAGHHRLAAVRGHLLEMAGEPGAARDAYLAAARGTTSLPEQRYLELKAARMTPPR
- a CDS encoding CsbD family protein: MGIDDKINNTSENAAGKLKEGAGRATDNERLEAEGRADQSTAKLKQAGEKIKDAFKS
- a CDS encoding DUF2786 domain-containing protein, yielding MPDADELVANALAAVRGTDVRLAERQLDHLMVGTGATDGTTAVDAALLRRLVRGVARLWPRGWQPVDVDRITSRRLDARAARLVRDAMAAQRRDQAEPVPAWWDEQLRELAAEARSDNDRGVLAAWSAREGLDRADALRTAVDALALVESLPPIAVLRPPPGSAGAATARPAGTARSGSPMLDRVRALLAKAESTTFPAEAEALTGKAQELIARHSIDEALLAAGADRGDVPGGVRLSTDAPYAGAKALLVQEVAAANRCEAVWSDDLGFTTVLGWPADLLAVEVLYTSLLVQATSAMLRGRAERRAGSGRRTKVWDESFLNAFALRIGERLRAATDAATDAADQAAAQTAGAERLLPVLAARGEAVRERLDTLFPGVTRHRLSARDAEGWSSGTSAADRASLDVGGGRKPRQVPGRPDPR
- a CDS encoding metal-sensitive transcriptional regulator; amino-acid sequence: MTTPTPIRGYTASKDQLLTRLRRVEGQVRGIEKMVDEDRYCIDVLTQISAIQAALDKVALGLLDGHARHCMHEGAAEGRADEMATEMMAAVGRLMKRG
- a CDS encoding dihydrofolate reductase family protein produces the protein MVISQLSISLDGYVAGPEQSLQDPLGRGGLQLHEWVFGLDTWRAQHGLTGGERNIDAEVVDEMTRDIGAYIMGRRMFGGGGGDWDESWQGWWGDEPPFRTPVFVLSHHPRTPLVMNGGTEFRFVTDGIESALRQAREAAGDRRVAIAGGASTVRQYLAAGLIDTLQLHLVPIILGGGEKLLDGLDSLRLEQMAVVAGPTVTHVTYRVLR
- a CDS encoding class I SAM-dependent methyltransferase, translating into MSEQHDFDRAYWERRWQEGHHGGAVGTSDPHPYLAEETSGLTPGTALDAGCGTGTEAIWLASHGWQVTAVDIASAALAVAAERATASGVSERVRWVEADLTAWAPEARFDLVATHYAHSAMPQLAFYDRISTWVAPGGTLLIVGHLHAPGATGHGHHPPAEASVTLADIIAGLDSTTWEILTAEEHHRTVTGPGGQEKTLHDVVVRATRRS
- a CDS encoding helix-turn-helix domain-containing protein; the protein is MDEHPADTLDAVGPRLKHLRLRRDLTLTDLAEETGISASTLSRLEAGLRRPTLEQLLPLARVHGVTLDELVNAPPTGDPRINLRPIANGDGSTVLPLTRRPGGIQAYKFVLPAGADDREPDLRTHEGYDWVFVLNGTLRLVLGEHNLILKPGEAAEFDTRTPHWFGATSAGPVEFLSLIGKQGERAHVRARPKPG
- a CDS encoding YciI family protein → MLLIWNRPGFTEELSEEDRTALFGEVDEIMKELAESGEWVAGQALADPSQTLTVRAVGGKPEIVDGPFMESKEQFAGYLTVDCDSPQRAAEIAARWPDVRFGGVMEVRPIMDEAGTEM
- a CDS encoding heavy-metal-associated domain-containing protein, which produces MVSTTYQVKGMTCGHCVSAVSSEVGAIAGVHDVQVDLASGQVTVSSEQPVAVEDIRAAVDEAGYDLVEA
- a CDS encoding heavy metal translocating P-type ATPase; this translates as MTTTSRPLPEAPNRIELAIGGMTCAACAARIEKKLNRMDGVSATVNYATEKATVRYADAVTPDDLIETVQKTGYTAAVPSPPAATEEPVDPLKGPRTRLWVSAVLTVPVIVLAMVPPWQFDYWQWLSLVLAAPVVVWGGLPFHRAAWTNLRHGAATMDTLVSLGTLAAFGWSLWALFLGDAGMPGMTHPFRFDITRSDGAGNIYLEAAAGVTVFILAGRYFEARSKRTAGAALRALLELGARDVAVLRDGVETRIPVEQLAVGDRFVVRPGEKIATDGVVDEGTSAVDASMLTGESVPVEVGPGDGVVGATINAGGRLVVTAIRVGGDTQLARMADLVEQAQSGKAAVQRLADRISGVFVPIVITLAVGTLGWWLGTGAGPTAAFTAAVAVLIIACPCALGLATPTALLVGTGRGAQLGVLIKGPEVLESTRRVDTVVLDKTGTVTTGRMTLVDVVPASGDDRAELLRLAGAVEAASEHPIARAVAAGAAEAGVLPPVTDFANLEGLGVTGTVDGRVLLIGRPRLLRERGLDVPPEIEWAVTEAEAAGRTAIVAGWDGRARGVLAVADMVRPTSRAAVARLRDLGLTPVLLTGDNTTVARAVAAEVGIDEAIAEVLPAGKVDVIKRLQAEGRSVAMVGDGVNDAPALAQADLGLAMGTGTDVAIEASDLTLVRGDLDAAVDAIRLARRTLGIIRGNLFWAFGYNVAALPLAAAGLLNPMIAGATMALSSVFVVANSLRLRRFRSAAGDL